The Shewanella sp. KX20019 genome window below encodes:
- a CDS encoding type 1 glutamine amidotransferase domain-containing protein, protein MNVLMVLTSHDKLGDTGLKTGFWLEEFASPFYRFKDSGFNVTLASPAGGQPPLDPSSEQADFQTAATDRFNKDSDAKQLLATTQILADINAAEYDAVFYPGGHGPLWDLTNDANSIALIEAFYQASKPVGLVCHAPGALKNVKAADGTPLVAGKKVTGFTNTEEAAVQLTDIVPYLVEDMMLQHGALYSKGDDWTSYLAVDGNLITGQNPASSEVVADEIIKQLG, encoded by the coding sequence ATGAACGTATTAATGGTACTGACCTCACACGATAAATTGGGCGATACAGGTTTAAAAACAGGCTTTTGGTTAGAGGAGTTTGCCAGCCCTTTTTACCGTTTTAAAGACAGCGGTTTTAACGTCACCCTAGCTTCTCCGGCCGGTGGCCAGCCACCGCTTGATCCAAGCAGCGAACAAGCTGATTTTCAAACTGCCGCGACCGATAGATTCAATAAAGATAGCGACGCAAAGCAGCTGCTTGCTACAACTCAGATACTTGCTGACATTAATGCTGCAGAATACGACGCCGTATTCTATCCTGGTGGCCACGGGCCATTATGGGATCTGACCAATGATGCCAACTCTATCGCATTGATTGAAGCCTTCTATCAAGCGAGCAAGCCTGTCGGTCTCGTGTGCCATGCTCCTGGCGCACTAAAAAATGTCAAAGCCGCTGACGGTACTCCGTTAGTTGCTGGCAAGAAGGTAACAGGCTTTACTAACACTGAAGAAGCTGCCGTGCAACTCACCGATATCGTTCCTTACCTTGTTGAAGATATGATGCTCCAACACGGCGCGCTATACAGTAAAGGCGATGACTGGACGAGCTACTTAGCCGTTGATGGCAATTTGATCACAGGTCAAAATCCAGCATCTTCTGAAGTGGTTGCCGATGAGATCATTAAGCAACTAGGCTAA
- a CDS encoding iron-containing alcohol dehydrogenase gives MNSFDYYNPTHISFGEGKIAELDNLVAKDAKVLILFGGNSARSTGTLDEVKAALGQRNVVEFGGIEANPTYETLMLAVDVVKQQNIDFLLAVGGGSVIDGTKFVAAAALFEGEPWDILLSWGAKVTQALPFGTVLTLPATGSEMNSASVVTRKEYQAKLSFMSDHVYPKFSVLDPSKTFTLPERQVANGVVDAFIHITEQYLTYPVNAPVQDRFAEGLLQTLIELGPKALSEPKDFDVRANLMWVATMALSGVIGRGVPHDWATHMIGHELTVLYDIDHARTIAIVLPGMLDCRRDGKQEKLLQYADRVWGITQGSNDEIIDAAIAKTREFFEAMGIKTRLSDYGLDANSIDQIMVQLEAHGMTALGEKQDVDLAMSRKILERNL, from the coding sequence ATGAACAGCTTTGACTATTACAACCCAACTCATATCAGCTTTGGTGAAGGTAAGATCGCAGAACTCGACAATTTGGTCGCAAAAGACGCAAAAGTATTAATACTATTTGGCGGCAATAGCGCCAGAAGCACCGGCACCTTAGATGAAGTAAAAGCAGCACTTGGACAACGTAATGTTGTGGAGTTTGGTGGTATTGAAGCCAACCCTACTTACGAAACATTAATGCTCGCAGTTGATGTTGTGAAACAACAGAATATTGATTTTCTATTAGCCGTTGGTGGCGGCTCTGTGATTGATGGCACTAAATTTGTTGCCGCTGCGGCACTGTTTGAAGGTGAACCTTGGGATATTCTTTTAAGCTGGGGCGCAAAAGTGACTCAAGCTCTGCCATTCGGCACGGTGTTAACCTTGCCAGCCACAGGTTCGGAAATGAACAGCGCAAGTGTTGTTACTCGTAAAGAGTATCAAGCAAAGCTCTCTTTCATGAGCGATCATGTCTATCCAAAGTTCTCTGTTTTAGATCCAAGTAAAACCTTTACCCTGCCCGAGCGCCAAGTCGCCAATGGTGTTGTCGATGCGTTTATTCACATCACAGAGCAGTACTTAACCTACCCAGTTAATGCCCCAGTACAGGACCGATTTGCCGAAGGTTTACTGCAAACCTTGATCGAGCTTGGACCAAAAGCCCTCAGCGAGCCAAAAGACTTTGACGTTAGGGCCAACCTAATGTGGGTAGCCACAATGGCGCTAAGTGGCGTTATTGGTCGCGGCGTTCCCCATGACTGGGCAACACATATGATTGGCCATGAGCTGACTGTGCTGTATGACATCGACCACGCTCGCACTATCGCTATTGTGCTGCCAGGAATGCTCGATTGCCGTCGTGACGGTAAGCAAGAGAAATTGCTGCAATATGCGGATCGCGTTTGGGGCATAACCCAAGGCTCTAACGATGAAATTATCGATGCAGCCATCGCTAAAACCCGTGAGTTCTTCGAAGCCATGGGCATTAAAACCCGTCTTTCTGATTACGGTTTGGACGCTAATAGCATCGACCAGATAATGGTACAGCTAGAAGCTCACGGCATGACTGCATTGGGTGAAAAACAAGATGTTGATTTAGCCATGAGTCGCAAGATCTTAGAGCGCAACCTGTAG
- a CDS encoding glutathione S-transferase family protein: MITLHHLNKSRSKRIIWLLEELELDYQIKAYQRDSQTFLAPPELKAIHPLGKSPVIEYNQQVIAESGAITEYLIDTHAAGKLAPEKGSSDYVEYLQWLHFAESSAILPLLLRMFVAKDGCQTNFMEGYAAVETDKVLSYVDQALAGKRYLVADKLTGADIMMSFIVELLVASGETAKYPNIATYAQLLALHANCTKAGEIEQLYDNS; the protein is encoded by the coding sequence ATGATCACCTTGCATCACTTAAACAAATCTCGCTCTAAACGTATTATCTGGCTACTCGAAGAGTTAGAGCTTGATTATCAAATCAAAGCCTACCAACGAGATAGCCAAACATTCTTAGCACCACCAGAGCTTAAAGCCATTCACCCACTCGGTAAGTCACCGGTAATCGAGTATAACCAGCAGGTTATAGCGGAGTCAGGTGCCATTACTGAGTATCTAATTGATACTCACGCGGCTGGAAAGTTGGCACCAGAAAAAGGCAGTAGTGATTATGTAGAGTATCTGCAATGGCTACACTTTGCCGAAAGCTCAGCAATACTGCCACTATTGCTTAGAATGTTTGTTGCCAAAGACGGATGCCAAACCAATTTTATGGAAGGCTACGCCGCGGTAGAAACAGACAAAGTGCTTAGCTATGTCGACCAGGCATTAGCAGGCAAGCGCTACTTGGTGGCGGATAAGCTCACCGGCGCTGATATCATGATGTCGTTTATCGTAGAGTTGTTAGTTGCTAGCGGGGAGACAGCGAAATACCCCAATATTGCGACTTACGCACAGCTATTAGCCCTGCATGCTAATTGTACTAAAGCTGGTGAGATTGAGCAGCTGTACGATAATAGTTAA
- a CDS encoding aminotransferase class V-fold PLP-dependent enzyme yields the protein MLAPGSYLLNHSVGRPLKTAEAAFRQQFFAPWQDSGVEPWGDWLGIIERFTNGLSKMFNAPASEFCPQVNLSSALTKLVMSIASLQRDDAVILMSEIDFPSMGFALKKALPKNCELRFIPKALDITDANVWDAHLTKDVDMVFVSHAYSNTGQLSPIKDIVTVAKPRGILTLIDIAQSAGIVPLDLSSLQADFMIGSSVKWLCGGSGAAYLWVNSLHIADCQPKDVGWFSHENPFEFDIHDFRYHQSALKFWGGTPSVAPYAIAAHSIDYFCQLGSDKLRQHNQYLIELVANELDSELVSPREQDKRSGTMILNFGQRQPQVLSSLKSANISVDARSQGIRVSPHIYNDEADILRLLELVRTAGK from the coding sequence ATGCTCGCACCTGGAAGCTACCTGTTAAATCATTCGGTTGGCAGACCACTCAAAACCGCGGAAGCTGCATTTAGGCAGCAGTTTTTTGCGCCATGGCAAGACTCTGGGGTCGAGCCGTGGGGAGACTGGCTCGGCATTATTGAGCGTTTTACCAATGGTTTATCGAAAATGTTTAATGCCCCGGCCAGCGAATTTTGTCCGCAAGTGAATCTTTCGAGTGCGCTCACTAAATTGGTGATGTCTATCGCGTCATTACAACGTGATGATGCAGTGATCTTAATGAGTGAGATTGATTTCCCCAGTATGGGCTTTGCACTGAAAAAAGCGTTGCCAAAAAACTGTGAGCTGCGGTTTATCCCGAAAGCACTGGATATTACCGATGCTAATGTTTGGGATGCTCACCTAACGAAAGATGTTGATATGGTGTTTGTGAGTCATGCCTATTCTAATACTGGACAGTTATCACCAATAAAAGACATTGTTACAGTAGCAAAACCGAGAGGCATTTTAACCTTGATTGATATTGCTCAATCAGCAGGTATTGTTCCGTTGGATTTAAGTTCACTACAGGCAGACTTTATGATTGGCTCTAGTGTCAAATGGTTATGTGGCGGCTCTGGTGCCGCGTACTTATGGGTAAACAGCCTGCATATTGCAGATTGTCAGCCCAAGGATGTCGGTTGGTTCAGTCATGAAAACCCTTTTGAATTCGACATTCATGATTTTAGGTACCATCAAAGTGCGCTTAAGTTTTGGGGCGGAACACCTTCTGTAGCGCCCTATGCGATAGCGGCGCACAGTATTGATTATTTTTGTCAACTAGGCTCAGACAAACTGCGGCAACATAATCAGTATTTAATTGAGCTGGTGGCCAATGAGCTCGATAGTGAGCTGGTATCTCCCCGAGAGCAAGATAAGCGCAGTGGCACGATGATCTTGAATTTTGGTCAGCGTCAGCCACAGGTACTGTCGAGCCTAAAAAGTGCCAACATCAGTGTTGATGCGCGCAGCCAAGGTATAAGAGTGTCACCGCATATATATAATGATGAAGCGGATATCTTGCGGTTATTGGAACTCGTGAGAACAGCAGGCAAGTAA
- a CDS encoding WD40/YVTN/BNR-like repeat-containing protein has translation MKIFILLLALCSVNAMADEWQTQQIDASLSFRGSAAAAGIMWVSGSNNSVFLSKDSGKTWLDVSIKDQPLTDFRDIEVFDANTAIVMGAGEGALSKLYLTEDQGASWQLLLENKHEMGFFDSIAFWDRNNGLLLGDPVGGCFVILRTRDGGKSWQRIARGKLPEILDREVAFAASGNTLMVGEAGQAWFTTGGYSSSIYTSQDFGEYWQRTHIPLYDDTQTAGGYALAMNSLNDVFVVGGDYQQRDKHDANMVYLKEKVWHKTRKSTSGLRTAMVCHQARCIASGKLAMDISFDHGFSWQALSIKGQTQGYYTLAIDGGTVIAAGQNGRVAVYVVPQVD, from the coding sequence ATGAAGATATTCATACTGTTATTGGCCCTATGCAGTGTTAATGCTATGGCGGACGAATGGCAAACACAGCAGATTGATGCGAGTTTATCTTTTCGAGGCAGCGCTGCGGCTGCAGGCATTATGTGGGTTAGTGGCTCCAACAATAGTGTTTTCCTGTCAAAGGACTCAGGTAAAACTTGGCTTGATGTCTCTATTAAGGATCAGCCTTTAACTGATTTTCGCGATATTGAGGTTTTTGATGCTAACACTGCAATCGTGATGGGCGCTGGTGAGGGAGCATTATCTAAACTCTATCTTACCGAAGATCAGGGGGCTTCTTGGCAACTGTTGCTTGAAAACAAGCATGAAATGGGCTTTTTTGATTCAATTGCTTTTTGGGATAGAAACAATGGATTGCTATTAGGGGATCCTGTTGGCGGTTGCTTTGTAATTTTACGTACTCGGGATGGCGGTAAAAGTTGGCAGCGAATTGCTCGAGGTAAGTTACCTGAAATACTGGATCGTGAAGTCGCATTTGCCGCTAGCGGTAACACTCTTATGGTCGGTGAAGCGGGTCAAGCCTGGTTCACCACCGGCGGCTACAGTAGCTCTATTTATACTTCGCAGGATTTTGGCGAATATTGGCAAAGAACGCACATTCCGCTCTATGATGACACACAAACTGCCGGTGGTTACGCTCTGGCGATGAATAGTTTGAATGATGTTTTCGTTGTTGGTGGAGATTACCAGCAGCGTGATAAGCATGACGCCAATATGGTGTATCTGAAAGAGAAAGTCTGGCATAAAACCCGTAAATCGACCTCTGGACTTAGAACCGCCATGGTTTGTCATCAAGCAAGATGTATAGCGAGTGGGAAATTGGCTATGGATATCTCGTTTGACCACGGTTTTAGTTGGCAAGCACTATCAATTAAAGGCCAGACTCAAGGTTATTATACCTTGGCTATTGATGGGGGGACGGTGATCGCAGCTGGGCAAAATGGCCGCGTAGCGGTTTATGTCGTGCCTCAGGTAGACTGA
- a CDS encoding carbohydrate-binding family V/XII, giving the protein MLAKIYSYCRSIFAVIMVISLGQVNVNAIEWPQEVAEKEGTIVVYQPQPESLSGNILQGRAAMSLELIDRDEPIFGAFWFSARIDTNADNATVRDVKVTQVRWPESTATDEQRFTEVVEKALGSSSFNISMERLSASLANAKQEKQSLENIKNDAPNIIFRQQLSVLLSFDGSPQFREIENSPYERALNTPFAVARNKLTKKLYLSSGTFWYTADNPMGPWQVTEYPPEDLVNMIPKSDDAMLVKSSAAPAVIAVKTATELVATDGKPRWKSLTAGKLLYVSNTETAWIREVASGDMYLLLSGRWFQAKKEAGPWAFIRADKLPTSFNDIPPESDIGGLRVSVAGTTEAEQAMLDAQIPQTAAIKRSEAKLTVEYDGEPKFDAIPGTKVAYAVNTATQVLKINGQYYAVDNAVWFVASAAKGPWKVADNVPTGEIAKIPPSSPVYNTTYVEIYDSTPEIVYVGYTPGYMWSYPYYGVPVYGTGWYYPPYWGRYYYPRPPTWGLHVGYNPWTGWNVGVSWSNGFFRVGVGWNAGWGNHHYPSRCCGGYYGGGYRRPVVINTGDINIGNSVSIGNRTNISNRVAKNNLSGNRVGENNLYNHPENRIRNADPKRANDNIRQATHNKSRTNNVFADKNGNIARDNNGQWQSRSKGSWTPAPETKQRVEAGLNNRDTSKPITMPSRPNTDMSRPTNINRQINNHNFDREGLNRSRSARQHGVAREGRRGR; this is encoded by the coding sequence ATGCTTGCCAAAATCTACTCCTATTGCCGCTCAATATTCGCCGTAATAATGGTGATCTCACTTGGCCAGGTCAATGTTAACGCCATTGAGTGGCCACAAGAGGTAGCTGAAAAAGAGGGCACTATTGTTGTATATCAACCGCAGCCTGAATCACTCAGCGGTAATATTCTGCAAGGGCGTGCGGCCATGTCTCTCGAGCTCATCGATAGAGATGAGCCTATTTTTGGCGCTTTTTGGTTTAGTGCACGCATCGACACCAATGCTGACAACGCTACGGTTAGAGACGTTAAAGTCACTCAGGTTCGCTGGCCCGAGTCGACAGCAACAGATGAACAACGCTTTACTGAAGTGGTAGAAAAAGCCCTCGGCAGCAGTAGTTTTAATATCTCGATGGAGCGCCTATCGGCCAGCCTTGCCAATGCAAAACAGGAAAAGCAAAGCTTAGAAAACATTAAGAACGATGCACCCAACATTATTTTCCGACAGCAACTCAGCGTACTGCTGTCTTTCGACGGCTCGCCGCAATTTAGAGAGATAGAAAACAGCCCATATGAGCGAGCGCTCAATACGCCCTTTGCTGTTGCACGTAATAAGCTGACTAAGAAGTTATACCTCAGTAGTGGCACATTCTGGTATACCGCCGACAACCCTATGGGTCCTTGGCAAGTGACCGAGTATCCGCCAGAAGATTTGGTTAACATGATCCCAAAGTCTGATGACGCTATGCTGGTCAAAAGTAGCGCTGCACCTGCCGTAATTGCTGTGAAAACAGCCACTGAACTAGTTGCAACGGATGGCAAACCCAGATGGAAAAGCCTGACAGCGGGCAAGCTACTTTATGTGAGCAATACCGAGACAGCGTGGATTAGAGAAGTTGCTTCTGGTGATATGTATTTGCTGCTGTCTGGGCGCTGGTTTCAAGCCAAGAAAGAAGCTGGTCCCTGGGCTTTTATTCGCGCAGATAAACTGCCCACGAGCTTTAATGACATTCCGCCTGAATCCGATATTGGTGGCTTACGTGTTTCAGTAGCAGGTACCACTGAAGCGGAACAAGCGATGTTAGATGCACAAATCCCCCAGACTGCCGCCATTAAGCGTAGCGAAGCGAAGCTCACCGTTGAATACGATGGCGAGCCAAAGTTTGATGCAATACCCGGAACCAAAGTCGCTTATGCGGTCAACACCGCGACTCAAGTGTTGAAAATAAACGGTCAATACTATGCAGTTGATAACGCGGTTTGGTTTGTCGCTTCAGCAGCTAAAGGGCCGTGGAAAGTGGCAGATAACGTTCCGACCGGTGAGATAGCAAAGATCCCCCCGAGTTCACCTGTATATAACACCACCTATGTAGAGATTTACGACTCCACCCCCGAGATTGTTTATGTGGGTTATACACCGGGATATATGTGGTCTTACCCATATTATGGTGTGCCAGTATATGGAACAGGTTGGTACTATCCGCCTTATTGGGGTCGTTACTATTACCCTAGACCACCGACTTGGGGACTTCATGTTGGTTATAACCCTTGGACTGGCTGGAATGTAGGCGTCAGCTGGAGCAACGGCTTCTTTCGGGTTGGTGTTGGCTGGAATGCTGGCTGGGGCAATCACCATTATCCCAGCCGATGCTGTGGCGGCTATTACGGGGGAGGTTATCGTCGCCCGGTAGTGATCAACACTGGAGATATTAATATCGGTAATAGTGTCAGTATTGGTAATCGCACTAATATTTCGAATAGGGTTGCCAAAAACAACCTTTCTGGCAACAGAGTAGGGGAAAATAACCTCTACAACCATCCTGAGAATCGTATTCGTAATGCCGATCCAAAGAGGGCAAATGACAATATCAGACAAGCGACTCACAACAAGAGCCGCACTAACAATGTCTTTGCCGATAAAAATGGCAATATTGCACGAGATAACAATGGCCAATGGCAAAGCCGCAGCAAAGGCAGTTGGACGCCGGCACCGGAAACCAAGCAGAGAGTTGAAGCAGGACTCAATAATCGTGATACCAGTAAGCCAATCACTATGCCATCGAGACCCAATACTGATATGAGTCGACCTACTAATATCAATCGACAAATAAATAATCACAATTTTGACCGCGAAGGACTAAATCGTTCCCGTAGCGCAAGGCAACATGGCGTGGCACGCGAAGGTCGAAGAGGCCGCTAA
- a CDS encoding Lrp/AsnC family transcriptional regulator, with protein MDSKDLNILAILQKQGRIAISELAARLNMSDTPCLRRVRKLEQTGVISGYAAQIEPKEVGLNVVVYAFVRLTENSDHHAERFETAMQNLEQVMECSVVTGAHDYVLKIVARDLLSYESFVKKSLGSLHCIAGIESTVVLKQNFSRNTLPLK; from the coding sequence TTGGACAGTAAAGATCTCAATATCCTCGCTATTTTGCAGAAACAGGGCCGGATTGCTATTTCTGAGCTCGCTGCAAGGCTAAATATGTCTGATACTCCTTGCCTTCGCAGAGTCAGGAAGCTCGAACAAACTGGAGTGATAAGCGGTTATGCAGCGCAAATAGAACCTAAGGAGGTCGGGCTCAATGTGGTGGTGTATGCCTTTGTGCGGCTCACTGAAAATTCAGATCACCACGCTGAACGGTTCGAAACCGCAATGCAAAATCTAGAGCAAGTGATGGAATGCTCAGTCGTCACCGGCGCACATGATTATGTTCTAAAAATTGTCGCCCGCGATCTCCTCAGCTACGAAAGCTTCGTCAAAAAGTCTTTGGGCAGTTTACATTGTATAGCCGGAATTGAATCAACTGTGGTACTGAAGCAAAACTTTTCCAGGAACACCTTACCGTTAAAATAA
- a CDS encoding helix-turn-helix transcriptional regulator yields MDISATTVKDLRLSRGWTQQHLADACDISLRTVQRIEKDGSASNETLLGLCAVFEIEQKTLVVIPSPSHQQMQQVSLRAQTLTLAFATVCGGCIGALIMFLVLS; encoded by the coding sequence ATGGATATTAGTGCTACAACCGTAAAAGATCTGCGGCTATCAAGAGGTTGGACACAACAGCATTTAGCCGATGCCTGCGATATCAGCTTGCGCACAGTGCAACGAATAGAAAAAGACGGCAGCGCATCAAATGAAACTTTATTAGGCTTGTGCGCGGTATTTGAGATTGAGCAAAAAACACTAGTTGTTATCCCAAGCCCTAGCCACCAACAGATGCAACAAGTGTCTTTACGGGCTCAGACGTTAACGCTCGCTTTCGCAACTGTGTGTGGTGGCTGCATAGGGGCGCTAATTATGTTCTTAGTGCTTAGCTGA
- a CDS encoding TetR/AcrR family transcriptional regulator has translation MKIESQQTRQHIIDSGYSLISSKGFSNVGLSQILKFADVPKGSFYHYFKSKEQFGEEIIDSYFKGYLHSIDELFDAKNGSGLERLMSYWLRWQTTQSDCSIDQKCLVVKLSAEVADLSESMRLALDKGSSAVIARLAHCIEAGINDQSLPAMQADVTAETLYQLWLGASLKNKLSRDPDAIGRVLQVTKALLAQPIPVLK, from the coding sequence ATGAAAATTGAATCTCAGCAAACACGTCAGCATATTATTGATTCTGGTTATAGCTTAATTTCGAGTAAAGGTTTCTCGAACGTGGGCTTGTCACAGATCTTAAAGTTTGCCGATGTTCCAAAAGGCTCTTTTTACCACTACTTCAAATCTAAGGAGCAGTTTGGTGAAGAGATCATTGACAGTTACTTCAAGGGATACCTACACAGTATTGATGAACTGTTTGACGCCAAAAACGGTTCTGGTCTTGAGCGACTCATGAGCTATTGGCTTCGCTGGCAGACAACTCAGAGCGATTGCAGTATTGACCAAAAATGCTTAGTGGTTAAGCTCAGCGCCGAAGTGGCCGATCTATCGGAGTCAATGCGCCTTGCGCTCGATAAAGGATCATCGGCCGTTATTGCGCGTCTTGCCCATTGCATTGAAGCAGGCATCAATGACCAATCACTGCCAGCTATGCAAGCTGACGTTACCGCAGAAACCTTATATCAGCTTTGGTTAGGCGCTAGCTTAAAAAACAAACTGTCACGTGATCCAGATGCAATTGGACGCGTATTGCAAGTAACCAAAGCCCTGTTGGCACAGCCTATCCCCGTGCTGAAATAG
- a CDS encoding dicarboxylate/amino acid:cation symporter codes for MWQKLEPYRSSIILLSALLMGGAIGIVLPDLAIKLKPIGQIFLNLLFMIIVPLVAISVTSSIARMTDLKKLGVILITLFLVSIVMAIIPAVSIVGLALAFDPAQGVVLDLHQHVEAGAGSMDFVGLLTTNDFVGLLSKSNILALIIMSVIAGIAIGQSGKDGEKVSAMLDSLNTVIMKIVSILMVAAPIGLGAYFASTMASQDTELLSTFARAIGLFFIVALIYFTIGSTIYAWVGGGTKGVTQFWKNAVAPSVTALGTSSSLATLPVNIRAANKMGIKEEIADICLPLLVNLNKGGASMTTALKIVFIYSILGLDFTADVFALTVLISVLSAFIISGVPGGAFLGEIFIVTTLGLPIEVIPILVIIGAVTDAPATLINVIHDLNATQIIERINGKRYKSEIAD; via the coding sequence ATGTGGCAAAAACTTGAGCCCTATCGTTCTTCGATTATTTTACTGTCAGCGCTGCTGATGGGTGGCGCTATCGGTATCGTGCTACCTGACCTTGCCATTAAGCTAAAGCCTATAGGGCAAATATTTCTTAATTTGCTATTCATGATTATTGTGCCGCTCGTTGCTATCAGCGTGACCTCCTCTATCGCTCGCATGACCGATCTTAAGAAACTAGGTGTTATTCTCATCACCCTCTTTCTAGTATCCATTGTGATGGCGATTATCCCCGCTGTATCGATTGTTGGCTTGGCGTTGGCCTTTGATCCAGCCCAAGGCGTGGTACTCGATCTACATCAGCATGTGGAAGCGGGGGCTGGCAGCATGGATTTTGTGGGTCTGTTGACGACCAATGATTTTGTCGGCTTGCTGTCTAAATCTAATATTCTGGCGCTGATCATTATGTCGGTCATTGCCGGTATCGCCATTGGCCAATCAGGAAAAGATGGCGAAAAAGTCTCTGCCATGCTCGATAGCCTCAATACCGTTATCATGAAAATTGTATCAATATTGATGGTAGCGGCGCCCATAGGATTAGGCGCTTATTTTGCCTCAACCATGGCCAGCCAAGACACCGAGTTGCTCAGTACGTTTGCTCGCGCTATTGGACTCTTCTTTATTGTGGCGCTTATCTACTTCACTATTGGCTCGACTATTTACGCATGGGTAGGCGGCGGTACCAAAGGCGTGACTCAATTTTGGAAAAATGCTGTGGCGCCGTCTGTGACCGCATTAGGCACCAGCTCGTCTCTTGCCACGTTACCAGTGAATATCCGCGCCGCCAATAAAATGGGCATCAAAGAGGAGATAGCTGATATCTGCCTGCCCTTGTTAGTCAATCTCAATAAGGGTGGTGCTTCGATGACCACCGCACTAAAGATTGTGTTTATCTATTCGATATTGGGCTTAGATTTCACCGCCGATGTGTTTGCACTCACCGTGCTTATTTCAGTGTTGTCAGCCTTTATTATTAGTGGTGTACCTGGCGGTGCCTTTTTAGGTGAAATATTTATTGTCACCACTCTGGGGTTACCGATAGAGGTTATTCCTATTTTAGTCATTATTGGCGCGGTAACCGATGCTCCCGCCACACTGATCAATGTGATCCACGACCTCAATGCGACTCAGATCATTGAACGAATTAATGGTAAACGCTATAAAAGTGAAATTGCTGATTAA
- a CDS encoding PrnB family protein, with the protein MTLNTRAFDHWIRSRFVELNTQLELLYADQVDRANVEGIGEPLKMALEAEGREMIATLLAEGNTDEGFDHAFDLLGNVGLYMAACRRHEITEPSREKVSPLTEASALAMHIGASIGVTPRFATAHLTTHNSAKNGLYKRFTSLPAEQLFVDYNTKGILAYKRAADALLKIQPLGISHPITADLLKVAKQALIDVKESNKQLFKKLDTDDFFYCVRPYYKPYRVGSQVYRGANAGDFAGINVIDMLLGLCAANEPGYSQMLVDKFLYMMPEDQSILRDCMRRSSFMDELLAMQHLNHETWFKENVRLFLEVCELHGQTAIQHHNELVNKYIAIPSQTMEQQHMDKVTASGPPLPVLLNALEKLRDRRAAAQRSDINTRYDDIKSLTASLEAS; encoded by the coding sequence ATGACATTGAATACTCGGGCTTTTGACCACTGGATCCGTAGCCGTTTTGTCGAGCTTAATACCCAGTTAGAACTGCTGTATGCAGATCAAGTTGATCGCGCCAATGTCGAAGGTATTGGGGAGCCTCTTAAAATGGCATTGGAAGCTGAAGGTCGGGAGATGATTGCGACACTGTTGGCAGAGGGTAACACCGACGAAGGCTTTGATCATGCTTTTGACTTGTTGGGTAACGTGGGGCTATATATGGCCGCGTGTCGCCGCCATGAGATAACAGAACCCTCTCGAGAGAAAGTATCGCCATTAACGGAAGCGTCAGCGCTAGCTATGCATATCGGTGCCTCTATTGGTGTCACACCTCGATTTGCCACTGCCCATTTAACCACCCACAATAGCGCTAAGAATGGCCTATATAAGCGATTTACCAGCTTGCCTGCTGAACAGCTGTTCGTTGATTACAATACTAAAGGCATTCTCGCTTATAAGCGGGCTGCAGATGCATTATTAAAAATACAGCCTTTAGGTATTTCTCATCCCATAACCGCAGATCTACTCAAGGTTGCTAAGCAAGCACTTATAGATGTAAAAGAGTCGAATAAACAGTTATTTAAAAAGCTAGATACCGATGACTTTTTCTATTGTGTTAGACCTTACTACAAACCGTATCGCGTAGGCAGTCAGGTTTACCGTGGCGCAAATGCCGGTGATTTTGCCGGGATCAATGTTATCGATATGCTACTCGGGCTTTGCGCGGCCAATGAACCCGGTTATTCACAAATGTTGGTGGATAAATTTCTCTATATGATGCCTGAAGATCAAAGCATTCTACGTGACTGCATGCGCCGCTCCAGCTTTATGGATGAACTGCTAGCAATGCAGCATTTAAACCATGAAACATGGTTTAAAGAGAACGTAAGGCTGTTTCTTGAGGTGTGTGAACTACATGGTCAAACTGCAATTCAACACCATAATGAGTTAGTGAATAAGTATATTGCTATCCCCTCCCAAACCATGGAGCAACAACATATGGATAAGGTCACAGCAAGTGGTCCGCCGCTGCCTGTGCTGCTTAATGCGTTGGAGAAATTACGCGACAGACGCGCAGCAGCGCAGCGCAGTGATATCAATACTCGCTACGATGATATTAAGTCGCTCACAGCAAGCTTAGAGGCCAGTTAA